One window from the genome of Candidatus Sulfotelmatobacter sp. encodes:
- a CDS encoding GtrA family protein codes for MSAVELAGRFLRFGLVGGSGVLVDMGALYLLHDPKRLALPLVTAKLISAQLAIFNNFTWNEIWTFADRAALKPGAGARLARFARFEVICLAGVAITVAVLTFCVRQLGLHYLIGNAIAIGVGTAWNFAINLRWNWAAPRASGA; via the coding sequence GTGAGCGCGGTCGAGCTGGCCGGCCGCTTCCTGCGCTTCGGGCTGGTCGGAGGCTCGGGCGTGCTGGTGGACATGGGCGCGTTGTACCTGCTCCACGACCCGAAGCGGCTGGCGCTGCCGTTGGTCACCGCCAAACTGATCTCGGCGCAGCTTGCGATCTTCAACAACTTCACCTGGAACGAGATCTGGACGTTCGCCGATCGCGCCGCCTTGAAGCCCGGCGCCGGCGCGAGGCTCGCCCGCTTCGCGCGCTTCGAGGTGATCTGCCTCGCCGGCGTCGCGATCACCGTGGCGGTGCTGACCTTCTGCGTGCGACAGCTCGGGCTCCACTACCTGATCGGCAACGCGATCGCGATCGGGGTCGGGACGGCGTGGAATTTCGCGATCAACCTGCGCTGGAACTGGGCGGCGCCGCGGGCGAGCGGGGCGTGA
- a CDS encoding glycosyltransferase family 39 protein produces MIARLIRLGLWAIALAAIGAFVALSARRFGCPIELGNGEGMMMDSAIRLAQGLPLYVQPTLHFIPFVYMPMFAVLVAPLVKLMGPELWQGRLVDLLGVLGFAAAAFEIVRRETRSALFGAASVALFLMGHGITRGGYDVVRPDPVMLMLEFAGLAVLRFRADRSGAIWAGALTGLGFFAKQHGLLFGFAGLGYLLFHDRRRLLPYALALLAVAGGGYLLLTLWLGPWFPFYTYDVPRHWSQISRGRIFVYLGDVLVGKFGALTLPTAMAVTLGLVDRAESGERATHGREWLWYWAALGGIGTGLLATLDPYAYFHTLMPTIAAFAVAGPIALHALAARLEGGAPIAGAGSMGARDASRPVSAVACVVLALAFLPLLYPMRTLLPRPGAAATRRDYVEKLRSLPGPVLLPFHGYFTTLAGKGTGMCVLPLDDVVRAKGNALLKRDPRYFERMFDSLRAGPNRPLIVSDTVFAKCGDASRSMWASLDGPYAQAGDLGELTERLRPLAGSLNAPTWIYVPVDSGRNAARP; encoded by the coding sequence GTGATCGCGCGCCTCATCCGGCTCGGCCTGTGGGCCATCGCGCTGGCCGCGATCGGCGCCTTCGTCGCGCTCTCGGCGCGACGCTTCGGCTGTCCGATCGAGCTGGGGAACGGCGAAGGCATGATGATGGACAGCGCCATCCGGCTCGCCCAGGGGCTGCCGCTCTATGTTCAGCCGACGCTGCATTTCATCCCGTTCGTTTACATGCCGATGTTCGCGGTGCTGGTGGCGCCGCTGGTCAAGCTGATGGGACCCGAGCTGTGGCAGGGGCGGCTGGTGGACCTGCTCGGCGTGCTCGGTTTCGCCGCCGCGGCGTTCGAGATCGTGCGCCGCGAGACCCGCAGCGCGCTGTTCGGCGCGGCGAGCGTCGCGCTGTTCCTGATGGGCCACGGCATCACGCGCGGCGGCTACGACGTGGTGCGCCCCGATCCCGTGATGCTGATGCTCGAGTTTGCCGGACTCGCGGTGCTGCGCTTCCGCGCCGATCGCTCGGGCGCGATCTGGGCCGGCGCGCTCACCGGACTCGGATTCTTCGCCAAGCAGCACGGGCTGCTGTTCGGATTCGCGGGGCTCGGCTACCTGCTGTTCCACGATCGGCGTCGCCTGCTGCCCTATGCGCTTGCGCTGCTGGCGGTCGCCGGTGGCGGTTATCTGTTGCTGACGCTGTGGCTCGGGCCGTGGTTCCCGTTCTACACCTACGACGTGCCGCGACACTGGTCGCAGATCTCCCGCGGCCGCATCTTCGTCTACCTGGGCGACGTGCTGGTCGGGAAGTTCGGCGCGCTCACCCTGCCCACCGCGATGGCGGTGACGCTCGGGCTCGTGGATCGCGCCGAATCGGGCGAGCGAGCGACCCACGGCCGCGAGTGGCTCTGGTACTGGGCGGCGCTCGGCGGCATCGGCACCGGACTGCTCGCGACGCTCGACCCCTACGCCTACTTCCACACGCTGATGCCGACCATCGCCGCGTTCGCGGTGGCCGGCCCGATCGCGCTTCACGCATTGGCCGCGCGCCTCGAGGGCGGCGCGCCGATCGCCGGCGCCGGAAGCATGGGCGCTCGCGACGCATCGCGTCCGGTCTCGGCGGTCGCCTGCGTGGTGCTGGCGCTCGCGTTCCTGCCGCTTCTCTATCCGATGCGCACGCTGCTGCCGCGGCCGGGGGCCGCCGCGACGCGTCGCGACTACGTCGAGAAGCTGCGCTCGCTCCCGGGGCCGGTGCTGCTCCCGTTCCACGGCTATTTCACCACGCTGGCCGGGAAGGGCACCGGCATGTGCGTGCTGCCGCTCGACGACGTGGTGCGTGCGAAGGGCAACGCGCTCCTGAAGCGCGACCCGCGCTACTTCGAGCGCATGTTCGATTCGCTGCGCGCCGGACCCAATCGGCCGCTGATCGTGAGCGACACGGTGTTCGCCAAGTGCGGCGACGCCTCGCGCTCGATGTGGGCCTCGCTGGACGGGCCCTACGCCCAAGCCGGCGATCTGGGTGAGCTGACGGAACGGCTGCGTCCTTTGGCGGGGAGCCTGAACGCCCCCACCTGGATCTACGTGCCGGTCGATTCGGGACGGAACGCGGCCAGGCCCTGA